A window of the Desulfovulcanus ferrireducens genome harbors these coding sequences:
- the hisC gene encoding histidinol-phosphate transaminase codes for MDRDLIRKEVLGFKAYSPGLNIEEIKRKYGLTRVIKMASNENPLGTSPVVKEVIALNAALAFRYPRAGTPDLCAAIGEYLNVPAKNIVCGNGSDEIIDLIIRLVAKPGEDNIVAFKPCFSIYKLQSQFAGVEFRQVPLSKDFHFPWDDLFQAVDEKTKVVFITNPDNPSGFCAKKEELEAVLSRLPQSVLVVIDEAYIDFALPQAEYSLLSDWQNYPNLVILRTFSKMFGLAGLRLGFAVLPDIYADYLQRVKLPFSVNILAEKAGIAALNDKFFYDQTLETVRAGREFLSMELERLGCKTFPSQANFLMFLPPVDASEVFEGLLKKGIIIRPLKSYGLEEYLRVSIGTKEENKLFIKELEEVLNGSK; via the coding sequence ATGGATAGAGATCTGATCCGCAAAGAGGTTTTAGGTTTTAAGGCCTATAGTCCAGGCTTAAATATTGAGGAAATCAAAAGAAAATACGGACTAACCAGGGTCATAAAGATGGCCAGTAATGAGAATCCTCTGGGTACTTCGCCGGTAGTGAAGGAGGTCATTGCCCTGAATGCTGCATTGGCCTTTCGTTACCCAAGGGCAGGAACTCCGGACCTATGCGCTGCAATCGGGGAATATTTAAACGTCCCTGCAAAAAATATTGTTTGTGGCAATGGTTCGGATGAAATTATTGACCTTATCATTCGTCTTGTGGCCAAACCTGGCGAGGACAATATAGTCGCCTTTAAGCCATGTTTCAGTATCTATAAGTTGCAATCTCAGTTTGCCGGGGTGGAGTTTCGTCAGGTACCCCTAAGCAAAGATTTTCATTTTCCTTGGGACGACCTTTTTCAAGCCGTTGATGAGAAAACAAAAGTTGTTTTTATTACCAATCCGGATAATCCTTCTGGATTTTGTGCTAAAAAGGAAGAATTGGAAGCAGTTTTGTCCAGGCTGCCTCAAAGTGTGCTGGTAGTTATTGATGAGGCCTATATAGATTTTGCCCTGCCTCAAGCTGAGTATTCTTTGCTTTCTGACTGGCAGAATTATCCCAACCTGGTGATTTTACGCACCTTTTCCAAGATGTTTGGTTTGGCAGGTTTAAGGCTTGGTTTTGCTGTGCTGCCAGATATTTATGCTGATTATTTGCAGCGAGTGAAGTTGCCTTTTAGTGTCAATATCCTGGCAGAAAAGGCAGGCATTGCCGCTTTAAATGACAAGTTTTTTTATGATCAGACCTTAGAAACCGTTCGCGCTGGCCGTGAATTTTTAAGCATGGAGCTTGAGAGGCTCGGGTGCAAGACTTTTCCTTCTCAAGCCAATTTCTTGATGTTTTTACCGCCGGTGGATGCTTCCGAAGTCTTTGAGGGCTTACTTAAGAAAGGTATCATCATCAGACCTCTCAAAAGTTATGGCCTGGAAGAATATTTGCGAGTAAGTATTGGCACGAAAGAAGAAAATAAATTGTTTATCAAAGAACTAGAAGAGGTCCTTAATGGATCAAAATAA
- a CDS encoding type IV pilus secretin PilQ, with product MNSKFLIKGLFCLSICCILFMQIACAPKSGLNRNQKDISAPVKKQIKVDKAQGEISIKEEKTIISLPIALDIDVSPYMDDEKLILSFAPPISPFLLPAPKGIVTKVFWALDKKGLAKDLNIILSKPAQFLLSRAKDEQLQILLVEQRGRDNSAGVESREENDLIEKEGAKIQEIEFLRNKQGNLFVNLKGKGPFEIIPKKSGPQKIVLFIPNCQVNLEYARLFRLNKFNTEIKSVFVQNIKDGVKLSFAVQNKVPMHMDSDAGGLSIRFLTSEQQSKSTDKDRSVTKVTQKEEENGADIPELNTLFPGMKKKYTGKKISIDLQDADIEHVLRLIAAITDYNLIIDEDVKGKISLRLFDIPWDQALDLVLLQKNLGMVLRGNIMRIATIAKLEAEREQLRKAREAALKAKKSMKDLEPLKREYIQINYATASELEPKVKEFLSPRGKITYDSRTNQLIVQDTESNLEQIRSVVEKLDRPERQVLIEARIVYATDDFKRSLGLKWSFANTGEYFHQDRYYKNYDITGLNFPTTGPLDFSVGGQIAKVLGKDLFTLDAELKVGETKNISKTISAPRVITLNNQQAEIIQGTKIATTTESESGGTTIEYQDAILKLSVLPQITPDNKLILDLDITDDSPVAGGGGDIETKSTKTKLIVNDGETIVIGGVKKIAQTTADTRVPLLADIPVLGWLFKNRYKGESQQELLIFIRPKIID from the coding sequence ATGAACAGTAAGTTTCTTATAAAAGGCCTGTTTTGCTTAAGTATATGTTGTATTCTTTTTATGCAGATTGCCTGTGCACCAAAGTCTGGCCTTAACAGGAATCAAAAAGACATATCCGCCCCGGTTAAAAAGCAAATTAAAGTTGACAAGGCACAGGGCGAGATTTCAATTAAAGAAGAAAAAACAATCATCTCCCTGCCCATAGCTTTAGACATAGATGTTTCGCCCTATATGGACGATGAAAAATTAATTTTATCTTTTGCTCCTCCCATTTCTCCTTTTCTCCTTCCAGCCCCAAAGGGAATAGTGACCAAGGTCTTCTGGGCTTTGGATAAAAAAGGTCTGGCCAAGGATTTAAATATTATTTTGTCCAAGCCAGCCCAGTTTTTGCTTTCCAGAGCCAAGGATGAACAATTGCAAATCCTTTTGGTGGAGCAGAGAGGGAGAGACAATTCGGCCGGAGTAGAATCAAGGGAGGAAAATGATTTAATAGAAAAAGAAGGCGCCAAGATTCAAGAGATAGAATTCTTACGTAACAAACAAGGAAATTTGTTTGTCAACCTCAAAGGTAAAGGACCATTTGAGATAATTCCTAAGAAAAGTGGCCCACAGAAAATAGTATTATTTATTCCTAATTGTCAGGTAAACCTTGAGTATGCAAGACTTTTCCGTTTAAATAAGTTTAATACTGAAATTAAGTCTGTATTTGTTCAGAATATTAAAGACGGGGTCAAACTTAGTTTTGCTGTACAGAATAAAGTTCCTATGCACATGGACAGCGATGCGGGCGGATTATCTATACGCTTTTTAACAAGTGAGCAACAAAGTAAGTCCACAGACAAAGACCGCAGTGTAACCAAAGTTACTCAAAAAGAAGAAGAAAATGGTGCAGATATTCCAGAGTTAAACACCTTGTTTCCTGGAATGAAAAAAAAATATACAGGTAAAAAAATCTCTATTGATTTGCAGGACGCCGATATAGAGCATGTTTTAAGACTAATTGCAGCGATAACAGATTATAACCTGATCATAGATGAAGACGTAAAGGGTAAGATATCATTGCGGCTTTTTGATATCCCTTGGGACCAGGCCCTGGACCTGGTTTTGTTACAAAAGAATTTGGGTATGGTTTTAAGGGGCAATATCATGCGTATTGCCACAATTGCTAAACTGGAAGCAGAAAGAGAACAATTACGCAAGGCCAGGGAGGCAGCTCTTAAGGCCAAGAAAAGCATGAAAGATCTGGAACCCCTAAAGAGAGAGTATATCCAGATTAATTATGCAACCGCAAGTGAGCTTGAACCTAAGGTAAAGGAGTTTTTATCTCCTCGTGGTAAGATTACTTATGATTCACGAACCAATCAATTGATTGTCCAGGATACCGAGTCTAACTTAGAACAGATTCGCTCGGTGGTTGAAAAGCTGGATAGGCCTGAGCGACAGGTGCTCATTGAGGCCAGGATTGTTTATGCAACAGATGATTTTAAGCGTAGTTTGGGATTAAAATGGAGTTTTGCCAATACCGGAGAGTATTTCCATCAGGATAGATATTACAAGAACTATGATATTACCGGTCTTAATTTTCCAACTACTGGGCCATTGGATTTCTCTGTAGGTGGCCAGATTGCCAAAGTTTTGGGGAAGGATTTGTTTACCTTGGACGCTGAATTGAAAGTAGGTGAAACCAAGAATATTTCAAAGACCATATCTGCTCCGCGGGTGATCACATTGAATAACCAGCAGGCTGAAATAATCCAGGGGACTAAAATTGCCACCACCACAGAGTCAGAGAGTGGCGGGACAACAATTGAATACCAGGATGCTATTCTAAAGTTATCTGTTTTACCCCAGATAACTCCTGATAATAAATTGATTTTGGACCTTGATATAACTGACGATAGTCCCGTGGCCGGAGGAGGGGGCGATATTGAGACAAAGAGTACCAAGACCAAATTGATAGTTAATGACGGAGAGACGATTGTCATTGGGGGAGTAAAAAAGATTGCCCAGACAACAGCAGATACTAGAGTGCCATTGTTGGCGGATATTCCGGTTTTGGGATGGTTATTTAAGAACAGGTACAAAGGTGAGTCCCAGCAGGAACTATTGATATTTATCAGGCCCAAGATTATAGATTGA
- a CDS encoding pilus assembly protein PilP, whose protein sequence is MRNNSFLIVSCSLFSVFCLLIFSCSSALSEDKGAKDSGDKLLQELDKIPEWIRPPDYKYSPIGKPDPFVSFIQVQKQERSISRPKKSKRILTPLEKVEATQLKLVGIIWYADRPEAALAMVELPDGKGFILKKGALVGRSGGQVVKISPDQVLIQEEVVNILGKLEKRNIALKLHPSKEESNEQ, encoded by the coding sequence ATGAGGAATAATAGTTTTCTGATAGTTTCCTGTTCGCTGTTTTCTGTTTTTTGTTTGCTTATCTTCTCTTGTTCTTCAGCTTTGTCTGAGGACAAGGGCGCAAAAGATTCAGGAGACAAGCTACTTCAGGAATTGGATAAAATTCCAGAGTGGATCAGGCCGCCGGACTATAAATATTCTCCCATAGGAAAACCTGATCCTTTTGTTTCTTTTATCCAGGTTCAAAAGCAAGAACGGTCAATATCAAGACCTAAAAAATCAAAGCGCATTCTGACCCCACTGGAGAAAGTTGAAGCTACCCAACTTAAGCTTGTGGGTATTATCTGGTATGCTGACCGGCCTGAAGCAGCTTTGGCAATGGTTGAACTTCCAGATGGTAAAGGCTTTATTTTAAAAAAAGGCGCGTTGGTAGGACGCAGTGGAGGGCAGGTAGTAAAAATATCCCCGGACCAGGTCTTGATTCAAGAAGAAGTGGTTAATATTTTGGGGAAGTTAGAAAAAAGGAACATAGCCTTGAAGCTCCATCCAAGTAAAGAGGAAAGCAATGAACAGTAA
- a CDS encoding type 4a pilus biogenesis protein PilO, with translation MDKQIIIDKIERLTLVQKILILVLFLFFTVGGSWYFLFSSKIDELTKLKRNIAALEKAITKYRLLAAKLPHLEDQLKDRQKELILAKMLLPEDAQALERLLASFEKLGNEKRVEFILFQPGPEKIYEFYATRRVQLRLQGAFHNLIQYFDSLVRLERLVSLENLRLTPVKNNGATGESLLMADSSVLVYRALTPEEILDRKSKKK, from the coding sequence ATGGATAAGCAGATCATCATTGATAAAATAGAACGACTTACTCTGGTTCAAAAGATATTGATCCTTGTTTTGTTTCTCTTTTTCACTGTCGGAGGATCTTGGTATTTTCTCTTTTCCTCAAAGATTGATGAACTTACCAAATTAAAAAGAAATATCGCCGCGTTGGAAAAAGCTATTACTAAATACAGGCTATTGGCAGCAAAGCTTCCACACCTGGAGGATCAGCTTAAGGACCGACAAAAAGAGCTAATTTTGGCCAAGATGCTTCTCCCTGAAGATGCACAGGCCTTAGAACGCTTGCTGGCATCTTTTGAAAAGTTGGGTAATGAAAAGAGAGTTGAATTTATTTTGTTCCAGCCTGGTCCTGAAAAGATTTATGAGTTTTACGCTACCCGTCGGGTACAGTTACGCTTACAAGGAGCATTTCACAATCTGATCCAGTATTTTGATAGCCTGGTTAGATTAGAGCGTTTAGTTAGTTTGGAGAATTTACGTTTAACACCGGTTAAGAATAATGGGGCCACAGGAGAAAGCTTATTGATGGCAGATAGTTCGGTATTGGTATATCGGGCTTTGACTCCTGAAGAGATATTGGACAGAAAATCAAAGAAGAAATGA
- a CDS encoding PilN domain-containing protein: MIKINLLPQTKRAKTSEVGKQIIVFSLGAMVLLVGVLGINYWLQTRIEKLQAIEKEKLAQKNRLLVKVARVSKLKKELESVQTKIKVIKEIRQTQNLPIHYIDELISNLPESKIWFEAFKLEKDGRIDLRGVALDNQIFAYYVQKLRSSPYIKEVMTQRTSRRRILTYDLVEFQCQIMAQPPEKQSGSQNG, translated from the coding sequence ATGATTAAAATAAATCTTCTTCCCCAGACTAAAAGAGCAAAAACTTCTGAAGTTGGAAAGCAAATAATAGTTTTTTCTCTGGGTGCCATGGTTTTGCTTGTTGGAGTTTTGGGCATAAACTACTGGTTGCAAACAAGAATAGAGAAATTGCAAGCTATAGAAAAGGAAAAGCTGGCTCAAAAAAACAGACTGCTTGTTAAAGTGGCTAGAGTGAGCAAATTAAAAAAAGAATTGGAGTCAGTACAGACAAAAATTAAGGTGATAAAGGAGATCAGGCAAACGCAGAATCTTCCGATTCATTATATAGATGAATTAATTAGTAACTTGCCAGAATCCAAAATTTGGTTTGAGGCCTTTAAGTTAGAAAAAGATGGGCGTATAGATTTGCGTGGCGTAGCTCTGGATAATCAAATTTTTGCCTATTATGTCCAAAAATTGCGATCCTCGCCCTATATAAAAGAAGTTATGACCCAAAGGACGTCTAGACGCAGGATTTTAACTTATGATTTAGTGGAATTTCAGTGCCAGATTATGGCCCAGCCACCTGAGAAGCAGAGCGGTTCACAAAATGGATAA